One region of Mucilaginibacter sp. 14171R-50 genomic DNA includes:
- a CDS encoding type II secretion system protein GspD, whose protein sequence is MRKIFTCFYGVILLICFSRPVYAQDQDRIKVIESQLSALSQQAPGLKQKVQLLVTGLPMRDYLNALARATNINISADPSLTGPVYDTFNGVTAAEIIAFLAYKYTLEVNITGSIILISPFHPPINTLPAVPKVVNAAFDGSTGSLSLELNNDSLGAVARRITAVSGRNVIVPVALQGKTVSGFIAAAPFDAALEKLAYVNNIKITRTPDGFYVFQSLDENEETYVNGDRNTSTRRMLRPAQGPSQSSGVFARKVGDKKLLSADANNAPIDDMIRRASAEMNKNFVLYTELKGNISIHVSDVSYESFLSMLLKNTEYSYRQDEGIYLIGDRKVTGVGTFKMVKLKRRAVDSTLMRSLPAELTIGLQVQPFRELNSILLSGSAMRVAAVESVIRQLDELVPVVLIELTMIDVHKNRTVATGISAGVSDSVKTGGTVLPGINYTFGSKSINSFLNSMTKFTSLNLGHVTPNFYASISALESQGNVEVRSVPKLSSLNGHQASFSVGKKAYYKDVTQSVIPSLNNPTSYFTNIYKEVNADLSVNINPVVSDNDQVTLSIKINISDFLSIPTDGSPPPQSVSKYETNLRVKSEDTILLGGIERTEDNESASGVPLLSRIPVLKWLFSSRTKTNDKVVTLLLIKSTIIR, encoded by the coding sequence ATGCGAAAGATTTTTACCTGTTTTTATGGCGTTATACTGCTGATCTGCTTCTCCCGCCCCGTATATGCGCAGGACCAGGACCGCATCAAGGTGATCGAAAGCCAGCTCTCCGCTTTATCGCAACAGGCTCCCGGCCTGAAGCAAAAGGTGCAACTCCTGGTAACGGGACTGCCGATGCGCGATTACCTGAACGCGCTGGCGCGCGCTACCAACATCAATATCAGCGCAGACCCTTCCCTGACCGGCCCGGTCTATGACACCTTTAACGGGGTTACCGCTGCGGAGATCATCGCTTTCCTCGCTTATAAATACACCCTGGAGGTCAACATCACCGGCTCCATTATCCTGATATCGCCCTTTCATCCGCCGATCAATACCTTGCCCGCGGTGCCAAAGGTCGTTAACGCGGCTTTTGATGGTTCGACAGGTTCCCTGTCGCTCGAACTGAATAACGACAGCCTGGGCGCCGTTGCGCGCCGCATTACGGCAGTTTCCGGCCGGAATGTGATCGTCCCGGTCGCCCTGCAGGGCAAAACCGTGTCGGGCTTTATAGCAGCCGCGCCATTCGATGCCGCCCTGGAAAAACTGGCCTATGTCAACAACATCAAGATCACGCGGACGCCGGACGGCTTTTACGTTTTCCAGAGCCTTGATGAAAACGAAGAGACGTATGTCAACGGCGACCGGAACACCTCGACGCGGAGGATGCTACGCCCGGCACAGGGGCCCTCGCAGTCTTCCGGGGTATTTGCCAGGAAGGTTGGTGATAAGAAGTTGTTGTCAGCTGATGCCAACAACGCACCGATAGACGATATGATCCGCCGGGCATCTGCGGAAATGAACAAGAACTTTGTGTTGTATACCGAGCTGAAGGGCAATATCAGCATCCATGTTTCGGACGTCTCCTACGAAAGCTTTCTCAGCATGCTGCTCAAAAATACGGAATACAGTTATCGCCAGGACGAAGGCATTTACCTGATCGGTGACCGGAAGGTGACCGGTGTGGGTACCTTTAAGATGGTCAAGCTCAAAAGACGCGCCGTGGATTCGACCCTGATGCGTTCGCTTCCTGCCGAACTGACCATCGGTTTGCAGGTCCAGCCGTTCCGCGAACTGAACTCCATCCTGCTCTCCGGCTCGGCCATGCGTGTGGCCGCCGTAGAATCGGTCATTCGTCAGCTGGACGAATTGGTACCGGTGGTCCTTATTGAACTGACGATGATCGATGTCCATAAAAACCGGACGGTGGCGACCGGGATCAGCGCCGGCGTCTCCGACAGCGTGAAAACCGGCGGCACCGTTCTGCCGGGTATCAATTACACTTTCGGTTCAAAATCGATCAACAGCTTTCTTAACAGTATGACCAAATTCACTTCCCTTAACCTGGGGCACGTCACGCCGAACTTCTACGCCTCGATCAGCGCGCTGGAAAGCCAGGGCAACGTGGAGGTTCGTTCAGTGCCGAAACTCTCATCACTGAACGGCCACCAGGCCAGCTTCAGCGTCGGTAAAAAAGCGTATTACAAGGACGTCACCCAGAGTGTCATCCCTTCCCTCAACAACCCGACATCATATTTCACCAATATCTATAAAGAAGTCAATGCCGACCTGTCGGTCAACATCAACCCGGTCGTATCGGACAACGACCAGGTGACGCTCAGTATAAAGATCAATATTTCGGACTTTCTCAGCATTCCCACGGACGGTTCCCCCCCGCCGCAATCCGTCAGCAAGTATGAGACCAACCTCCGGGTAAAATCGGAAGACACGATACTGCTGGGCGGGATCGAGCGTACCGAGGACAATGAAAGCGCTTCCGGCGTACCGTTACTATCCCGCATACCGGTCCTGAAATGGCTGTTCAGCAGCCGGACCAAGACCAATGACAAGGTTGTCACTTTACTGTTGATCAAATCAACCATCATCCGGTAG
- a CDS encoding type II secretion system F family protein, translating into MASIDISNLKKTKKKPAGTPESVASQITALFEKDFSFGGSGLADEKKEYLYLELGALLRAGVDFKSAFELVASGQKKPQDAALFNRILQDVVEGASFSMALKGSGKFTLYEIYSIEIGEESGQLQQVLADLAYFYKTKITQRRTIISALTYPAIVLSASVGALAFMMRFVVPMFSDIFRRSGGELPWITQKMIAISDGFGLYGGTAALAVIVLIAVAFYYRNTLWFRDYASRIVLRTPLAGPLTQKIYLARLSNAMRLLINARLPLLRAIILCRQMIGFFPLEKALAVIESDILSGVPLHMSMQQFAVFPPKMIQLIKVGERTNQLDAFFEWIGSQYVAEAELQTASLSRIMQPVIIIILGIVVGVIVIAIYLPLFQISSNIQ; encoded by the coding sequence CGTTCGGCGGCAGCGGGTTGGCTGATGAGAAAAAGGAATACCTTTATCTGGAACTGGGTGCGCTGCTGCGTGCAGGCGTGGATTTCAAAAGCGCGTTTGAACTGGTCGCCTCGGGGCAAAAAAAGCCGCAGGATGCGGCCCTTTTTAACCGTATACTGCAGGATGTTGTTGAGGGGGCGTCCTTCTCTATGGCATTGAAGGGATCAGGTAAATTCACGCTTTATGAAATTTACAGTATCGAGATCGGGGAGGAATCGGGCCAGCTGCAACAGGTTTTAGCCGATCTGGCTTATTTTTACAAAACGAAGATCACCCAGCGGCGGACGATCATCTCGGCGCTGACGTACCCGGCTATCGTGCTGTCGGCTTCCGTGGGCGCGCTGGCCTTTATGATGCGCTTTGTCGTACCGATGTTCAGCGATATCTTTCGGCGCTCGGGAGGCGAGCTGCCCTGGATCACGCAAAAAATGATCGCCATTTCGGACGGCTTCGGCCTTTACGGGGGCACCGCTGCGCTGGCGGTGATCGTCCTTATCGCGGTGGCCTTTTATTACCGCAATACGCTTTGGTTCCGGGACTACGCATCGCGTATCGTCCTGCGCACCCCGCTGGCCGGGCCCCTGACGCAAAAGATCTATCTTGCACGGCTGAGCAACGCCATGCGCCTGTTGATCAATGCCCGCCTGCCGCTGTTGCGCGCAATAATACTTTGCCGGCAGATGATCGGTTTTTTTCCGCTTGAAAAAGCCCTGGCAGTTATCGAGAGCGATATTTTAAGCGGTGTGCCACTGCATATGAGCATGCAGCAGTTCGCGGTCTTTCCGCCCAAAATGATCCAGCTGATCAAGGTGGGCGAACGGACCAATCAACTGGACGCTTTTTTTGAATGGATCGGCAGCCAGTATGTCGCCGAAGCGGAGCTGCAAACGGCTTCACTGAGCCGCATTATGCAACCGGTTATCATCATTATTCTTGGTATCGTCGTTGGCGTGATCGTTATCGCGATCTACCTGCCCCTTTTCCAGATCAGCAGTAACATACAGTAG